One region of Quercus lobata isolate SW786 chromosome 2, ValleyOak3.0 Primary Assembly, whole genome shotgun sequence genomic DNA includes:
- the LOC115974041 gene encoding uncharacterized protein LOC115974041, giving the protein MKVETLDILGPMQDSRHSKYLGLPSIIDKSKMDVFAEIKERVARKLSGWKEKILSIGGREILIKAVAQVIPTYTMSCFQLPKGLCDEIESMMKGFWWGQRGQESKISWVSWRKLCNSKLKGGMGFRNLQAFNFAMLAKQGWRLLENPNSLVARIYRAKYYPHGDVLKAGLGSSPSFSWRSIRQGLEVVRKGTRWTVEDGK; this is encoded by the exons ATGAAAGTTGAGACCTTGGATATTCTTGGGCCGATGCAGGATTCTCGGCATAGTAAGTATCTTGGTCTTCCCTCCATCATTGACAAATCAAAGATGGATGTATTTGCAGAGATCAAAGAAAGAGTTGCAAGGAAATTGTCTggatggaaggaaaaaattCTTTCCATAGGTGGTAGGGAGATCTTGATCAAAGCGGTGGCCCAAGTTATTCCTACATACACTATGAGTTGTTTTCAGCTTCCTAAAGGGTTGTGTGATGAGATTGAAAGCATGATGAAAgggttttggtggggtcaacgGGGTCAGGAGTCCAAGATTTCTTGGGTGAGCTGGAGGAAGTTATGCAATTCCAAGCTTAAAGGTGGGATGGGTTTCAGAAATCTCCAAGCATTCAATTTTGCCATGCTAGCAAAGCAAGGTTGGAGGCTCCTTGAGAACCCAAACTCATTAGTAGCTCGAATTTATAGAGCTAAGTACTATCCCCATGGTGATGTTCTTAAAGCTGGTTTGGGGTCTAGTCCTTCCTTTTCTTGGAGAAGCATAAGGCAGGGGCTAGAAGTTGTGAGGAAAGGAACGCGATGGACAGTTG AAGATGGAAAGTAG